In the genome of Impatiens glandulifera chromosome 6, dImpGla2.1, whole genome shotgun sequence, the window TTTATCGATTGATtcagaattttttttactatgaCAGTGTCGAGAGGTCGAAGCATGGATTTGGCATGAAACCTCCAAAAGTGAGGGTTTGAATTCTAAATGAAGAAGAGTTATTTTAGTTCTTGTTGgattgacctagtttgtttctTGCTTTGTTTTTAGTTTAAACTATCATATTTTAGATACATTTGATTTGGATTTGTCAACAAGTAAATTGTTTATTCTCCATTGTTTGTTTTCTTAAATTCAATGGTTTAAATATGGGCCCTAAGTTGTTTGGTTATTTGTTTGTAGACCGAATTGCACAACCAATTGTTTGAGAACAGTTTTGGTTTATTGGTTTAGAAAGTCGGTTTGGGTTACTCCTCTGTCTATTAGGATTGACAACTATAATTTGTCTCTCGGTTTTCAATTTGAATTGTCCGCCAATGTAGGTTTTTTCTCGGTGGGTTTGACATTTGTTTAGTCTTAATTTTATTTcgaacacaattaaatatataaaattatgattaaaatataattatatgaaatgAAAGGACAATAGACAGAAATGGAATATGCAATCTCCCAAACACACACACAATATCtatattttctttccttttttagTGGATGTCTATAAAGAAGGCCTTATTATTATTGGTTGCTATTTCTATTTTATACCCATCATTCAAACATGattaacatttatttgactAGAATTAAAttgatcaaatattaattattttttgggattttcCCAATCATATGAATCATGTGCAAGAGAAATCTTTACCCTAATAAAAAAGCTATCATGTTTGGATAATTGGTAAATGATGAATAACTAGGCCATGTTTGattcttgggttatttgaaaaatcttaaatcTTGCTTAacattgagttatttgaaaattttaatttgatttttgaaaccaatcataataataataaaaaattcacaatGAAGCAACTAAAAGTCCAAACTCTCAACAAATAACAAACCATCATTATTGTTTTGCCAACAAATTTTCTTCTATGGTATCAaactttctctttttttcttctttaaaaaCACATGCACTCTTCTATAGTTCTATAAGCAACAAATCACACTAGTCTCCTTTTCCACAAATATTTCAATGGCTCAAAGCAACCATGAGTTACCTCACTTAGTTCTTTTGCCCTCGCCTGGAATGGGACATATCATTCCGCTTGTCGAATTCGCCAAACGACTCGTAAAACTCCACAATTTCTCCGTAACCGTCATCATTCTCTCCGATGGCCCCATACCGAATGCCCACAAGGCATTCCTCGATGACATGCCCGAAAGGATAGGTTATCGTGTACTACCTCAAGCCAATACCGATGACTTGTCACTTGAAACAAGAATCGAGACACGAATGTTCGTCATGATCAATCGTTCTCTACCTTTGATCCGCCAAGACCTTGTGTCTATTGCTTCAAACTATCGGGTTGTGGCCTTTTTAACCGATATATTCGGATTTGCATCGTTGGAAATTGCCAAGGAGTTGAATATCTCGCCTTATATCTTTTGTCCATCCACGGCTATGACTCTATGTGTACTTCTTTACTTGCCGACACTCGATAAGGAAGTGAAATGCGAATATAAGGATTTGATTGAACCGGTTCGGATTCCGGGTTGTATTCCTATCCACGGAAGGGATCTTATGGACCCGGTCCAAGATAGGAAGAACGAGGCTTACATGCATATACTTTCGGCCGAGAAGGGATATAGAATGGCCGAAGGAATTCTTTTGAATAATTTCCATGATTTGGAGCCTTTGGCTATCAAGGCTTTACAAGAGGTCGACTCGGGTAAACTAAAAATTTACCCGGTAGGACCTCTCGTAAAAATGGATACCAAATCGGGCGCGGAGTCGGAATGCCTGAAGTGGTTGGGTGGACAACCCACCAATTCCGTTCTATTCGTCTCCTTCGGAAGTGGTGGAACCCTAACATACTCACAACTCACCGAGTTGGCTCACGGGTTGGAGTTGAGCCAACAACGATTCATATGGGTTGTGAGGATACCGTGTGATGGACCCGCTGAGTCAAACTATTTCATAGACCACAGCCTAAACGATCCTTTGTCATACTTACCCAAAGGATTCATTGACCGTGTGAAAGGATATGGACTCGTTCTTCCTTCGTGGGGCCCACAAGCCGAGATCCTCATGCACGAGTCGACCGGCGGTTTCTTGACTCATTGCGGTTGGAATTCGACTTTGGAGAGTGTTGTAACCGGGGTGCCCTTGATTGCATGGCCACTTTACGCCGAGCAAAAGATGAACGCGGTGTTGTTGACCGATGATTTAAAAGTGGCATTGAGGGCCGAGGCGGATGAGAATGGGCTTGTGGGGCGTGTCGAGGTAGCTCGGTTGGTGAAAACGCTAATGGAAGGGGAAGAAGGGGAAAGAGTTCGAAGTAGAATGAAGGAATTGAAAGAGGCTTCCAAGAAGGTATTGGCCGAAGATGGATCATCTACTAAGGCACTTGCCGAGGTAGCTAAGAAATGGATGGGTGCATAAGTTTCTTGAGAACCATTATAACCTTTAAAGCttgattgtgttttttttaatatatgttgttGTATTCCTTTTGATTTCCTTTCTTTGTTAAGTTGTAATGAATAAACCTTGTCTTCGCCATATCTTGCTAACGGGAAGCTACGACaacaaatagaaaaaataaataagccGAAGTGAAGGAATTTCCTTCTAACTAGTGGTTGAGAGTAAGCAAGCTACATTCATTCAACAtgaattaagaatatatttgaaataaggTATAAATATctatgatattttcattttcttccgAAATTCTATTTGTATGCTTAGCTATTTCTACATCTCACATGGTCTAAGGCGAACCAACTCTTAAATAGCGCCAATTAAAGCCGCATTATAATGATTGCCCTTAATAAGAAACATTTAAACTCAATACAACgaacatattataaaaaaaatatgaaaaatcataaatatgaaaaatattaaaaaagcaAAAACACATTTTCGAGCTTTTAACATAAAAGATTACAATTAGCTTACTCATCCTATCTAAACTTCAAATATTAACCTTTACTCACAACatttttttgttgtatttttctatttacACTATTGCCCTTAATTTGCTTGCACTTcactttaatttaagaatgaaaaAGTTCATTCGATCTGTACACCAAAATGTACAACCAAACTATTTTGAAATCGGTTtatttgtcaatcaaagaatGTTAGATAGGTTTAGTCGGTTTTCAATATATTCCATTTGTTCCCACAAAATTATTACTAGAaaacaaataacaattttaatggttttaaatttaactattgAATGAAATGTTTATTTATCATCTAACTAAATTACACATATACTTTAAACTTTAACTATAAGTCTATAATTAGTCCACCACTAAATTGTACAATCAATTTTATTAGTGTCTCTTCCACTGTTTACAAATTAGGTTAAAGAGTGAAAATGGAgtttatttctctaaaaatgAACACAAAATCCATATTATCTTCGAACAACTTATGAACACTAAACAAAAACTCCCGACCAAATCTCAAGATCCACATCCCAAAGGGTTTTGAATGaaatcaaaaaattcaaaactatCAAATGACAAATTCTCATCCAAACCCATCTCATCAATCGGAGATCCATTGAATTTTTCTCCAAATCCATAATCAAACccaatatcaaaattaaaacttgGGAATGTCGACAGTTTATACCGGTCGATGTCGGATTCTGATTTCTCCGGCGATGTCACCGGAAAACTCAAACACCCAAATtgttcctcctcttcttcttcttcttccaatttTGGAACCTTCGATTGGATACAAGTATGTCTTCCTTTGTACGAGGTATCCAAGATCGAAGGATCTTCATCGGATCTCTGAACTTGTTTTGTCGCTAAACATCCTTGACCATGTCGATGAGTACATCGATAATATgctctgttttttttttcagattttaaaACCCATTTCATAACATTAATTAAACCTTAAAAAAGATCATACCTTGGAAATTTAGCTCCAAGAATATGTTTCTGCCCATATTTTCTCCAATTAAACCCATCTTCAACCTCAGTTCCTGACTTAACTATCACTTCTTCCGCCATTGTTTTTCTGCAAATAAGTTCACATCATAAGTTCTTAACCTTAAAATGAAGGAAAtacaagaaaataaacaaaacccaCTTCTTTTTGAAAGATTCTTTCTTCAACGCCGATTCCGGGGTTTCTCTTTTCCGACAAGAAGTCGCCGGCGGCGAGAAGACAGTGGGTGATTCTGGATTGAGCATTGAAAGAGCGTTGTCATATGAAGAAAGGATCTTTTGAATAAGAGGATGACATAATTCATGAGAATTAAGCTGGGTTTTGAGTTGCTCTGTTAATTCTCTTCCTAATGATAATTCATTGATGATGATTGTTGTATTCTCCATTTGTAAACAAAATTGAAGAAATTCTTCAAATTGTTTGATGCATTGAATTTAGGGTTCTTGGAAAGATGGGTTAAAGCTTGTTATAAAGATGAGTGaatcttgaaaaaaaaacatacgaCAAGAAAAGGACgatacttttttctttttctttttcagttACATAGTTATCTGACTATTTCAAACAAacaatattaaagaaaaaataaaaaggaattGGTTGATGGAAAACcaccaacaaaaaaataatatttaaacaaggctttaaatactttttttataaattaatttatttgttaaatattaatacatttttattattttcattgaaaaaacattttttttataatctcaatcctatttgattagaaaataatagtagtttgtttaaaaaaataatttatcaatatggTTTTGAATTGATGTCAAAATGATgaatattagtaaaaaaaattgaatgatttatatatattaaaaagtaataaaattgtttaatgacattaaaaaaatccaCATCAATTTTAGGTGTGACTCATTCTTTCTCatacataaatttttataaataaacggtcaaataattcaaaatccaATATGAAAAATTTAATTCCTTTATGGATtatgaaaaatttgaaaatttgaacgAAGAAAAATTCTACACATATATACTATCTATATTAGCTTTTTGTTCgaccattaaaataaaaaaaatataaacattttgtCTAACTTATATATACGAATATTAAAaaacgttataataataatatatataatactcatcacaaattaaaattcattaaaaaatacgAGACAAGAGTTATCTTTGGGAATAAATtgtctcttcttttttttttcttattttacaGGATTTCATTAGTCAACTCCTATACTACCATGAGATCatagattattaaaaatatatatatttattctgaatcataaaatatttttaaattgatatgCTTAAACTTGACCACCTATAACTATAAgtagatataaataatttttgaaaatactttATCTGAAATTAGATGTGggtttaaacaaaaacaaaaacaaaacatcttaattatatatagtaataaattttcaaataaaggttaatcatattttataataaaaaatgtaataaagtTAAGAGTTATTATAAAAATCCAACTtcagtttaaatataatttcatttattccgtcatcattcaaattataattatttatctttcgaattacttaaaaaaaaaatataatgtcattacaaataaatttatagtagtattagaacttaaaaaaaaacaataacaaaaaaaatttacaatcaTTTCTTTTTGGTGTATTAAAGAATGACTACGCGTTTATTTAAAATACCTCTAATGTAAGCTATATATCATGGAAAAGtgataataaaagtaaattatatatttatttttttctagttttaaatttgattagaatCTTCGTTGaaagttctatttttttttttattattattattatgaaaataaaaaggaTGGAGAAAGGAACTGACCATGAATATTCATGATTTCTTCCGCGTTCCTTCTACGATGGACAGGGTGAAAATGACATTTTCTgaccaaaattaaataaattagaaaattatacatttattagGGTTAGGCAtatgtaaattaaattaaattattgtcatcatgaaatgagatttttttttttaataaaaaaaagttgtattttattctctaagagcttgtttgatctttgttttTGGTTTTATTGGTTTTGTTTAAAAGGactttgtttgataaaaaataagttatttaagttattaatggtttaattttaaatttaataaaattaaattaaaaatattttaatattttagttaattgaaatgaattatttgataatgaaaataatagtaataaaaaaaatctataataaaactgattataataaaataaaataaaataaaaaatcaatttcttttaaatcaAACGAGATCTAAATATAAGAAGATATTGCATattcatgttatatatatattcttattataagATTGTAAATAGGTATAAATAATGCATAAGTTCATTTACTAATGAATTCAATTAtatactaaattaataattttcagtgatataaaaattaaaagattagaacaatttgaaaaaataaaaaatataaatgcaTATGAGTGATGGTTATATATAATGCAATGTTagaaatttataacttttaaaagagtatatatcaatatttttattttattatttgaattcaattatacaacaaaatattagttaattcgGTTATTTTggacaaaatatttatttagaagggttaattaaaaataattaacttttaattaatttatagacaaacttttttttattcaataattaacTTCTCATAATTTCCTTTATTGTCGGATCTCTTAAAAATAGATAAGAGACcgaatggtatatatatatatttttttttttgttataaatttaatttaaatggagtcttttaattttaatttttttatagcgttatcacttaattttaaaaagtcaaaaaaatattttacgtgtataaacataattttagagatttttttttgttttatgtttggTGACACTTCGGGAAAGGACTTACATGTTTTGTCCTCCGTACCCTGTTGAAGAACGATCTTtacttcacattttttttttaattttattttggctATTTAGAAAATTGAAttcttatgttttatttatcaaattatttttcaaattttagatatttatttagatttgacattttaaattataaaatattaaataaatgtctaTACATGCGCGGTTAATGTAGAAAATAGTAGAGAATGATATCtgatcaattaaaaaaaaagttaaattttaagtaataaaatattaactttttaaaaatattttaaagccgttatctatttttaaattttttaaaatagttcaaaacttttaaatgttgaataatattaaaaattaaaatatttaaaataaataggtaAAGGAGTGGACGACTGGGTGCTGGATGAACCGTTGGTTCGAGTGAAGCGGTTTGGGAGCGAGTTGGGCCGGTTTGGACGCGGTCTGGGTCGAGGCGGTTTGACCTTGGTCAACGTAAAGCGAGACGCGCACGGGTCAACCATGTAAAGCGTAGGTGACTCGGACGCTCAAGACCGGGTTTTGGCCGGGTCCTGATTCATCGTCAACCTCTAGCCAAACCAAAATGACGATTTTTAGTATTTGGCTAAGTGGCTTTAATCGTGAATGCAAGGACATGAGAAGCTTTGTCTCCTCGTTTAGAATATGTTGGACAAGCTCTAGAGTCGTCATTCAACTATTAAAGACTTAACAGAGCTTTGACAAAAAAAACGTGTTTTTGGAATGAAAATCCATTTTTTGTTGGAATGTTGTAATTTGAATTATGAGCTTACCAAAAACTTcttatgattaattaaaattaaaaccaagTTTTTAAACACAACTAGttacatgtttttattatttttaaaactcaaacccaaaacttttcaaaaatggTTGAATTAGGTAAACATGCCTTAAACACTTTGGGAGTAATTTGAAAACTTTCTTAACatcatttaaaatgtattagaaacatattttaattagaaacatattttaatgacCATTTTTTAGCTAAGGCTCAAGAAGAACACTTTGtttcttgaaattttaaaattaaatttgtactttttaatttattcgaATTAGCATCAACATAAAGTTCATAAACGGTCGTAGAATCATGACTCAAATATTATAGAAGTGAAGAATCAAATAATAGTAATGTAGTATTGAAGAACACACaaactcaaatataaaattttgattgataACTTACCGTAGATTGAAAAACactcataaaattttattgaagCTTTAGGATAAACCAAATCGAGTTTAAAAGCTCTAAACAAGATTTTCTAGAAAacaaaattgtaaattttaGTGGCGAAtctcaaattatattaatatatgaggCTGGGttgttttcatatttatagCCGACTTAGGTTCTTTAATGGTCGTTTATCCGCCTCGGAAGAAAACTTGATCTAAGTCGGCCAAATTTGGACGAAAGTCATTATTGATCGTCCACTTGCTTGGTTGAATTTTATCATTTCGCGAGTAGGACAACCTACGAACATAAGGgaaatgttattattttccTTCTTGAACTTTTCGTTTTGACTAAGtaattttttgagaaaatttattttatttttttatccattCAGATTGTATAAGGTTATTTTCTCCCAAATTCTCTCCTAATCATTAATAgactattaattataataattatctttttcaaaattatttatttactcaaaagtttattataattttatgacATCATTGATGAAGTCATATAAATGGCACAAGTAGTCACATTTGTTTGTAACACAAgatccaaaataaattatatgtattttataaaatcaaaataatatctaatatattattttaaaattaatcataaaatttaatgcATCTAGATTCTAAATTACTTGTCAAATACTATTTTCTCCTCcaattattatcatataatttagttttgtaattacatttaaataattcaatttattttcttaaaaaaaatttagaaagttGGTTCAATCCTTAAGATAATGATGACAATTtgagtaaaaattaaatatgatatatttataatttttttcacatagttattattcatatattaatgtataattattttcaaattgataaatttgaatatgtattttttttttatgaggaCTTTGTATTTGTATGTTATTTATAActcaaaaatattgtattattttttctcttttatatcatatcatttaattatttacccaaaatattaaatatcactattttaaattattatttaatattttattattataaaaaaaataggataacaaattaattacatagcccgcaaacacacttaactatttaattaagtGCATAACCTTCCGCCTAACGGGGCTCAAACCCAGGACCTTGGGGAGGCTGAGAACATTCCACTCTTGTTGTCGTTAGgctataaaattgaattaaaaaatgtgTCACAAGAGGGTTAAACACATATCCtgcaaacacatttaaccatttaatcagacGTATAATTTATCGTCCGACGGGCTGGAACCCAAAACATCTAAAAAGGCTGAGGATATTCACCTCTGGTTGTCACTAGGTTAGAAGAGagatttattttatcattataaattaatatttttgcttttttacataaaaatttttttatcatatccTCAAAATTATcgattatcattatttttttaaataaccgattatttgaataa includes:
- the LOC124942609 gene encoding transcription factor WRKY19-like is translated as MAEEVIVKSGTEVEDGFNWRKYGQKHILGAKFPRAYYRCTHRHGQGCLATKQVQRSDEDPSILDTSYKGRHTCIQSKVPKLEEEEEEEEQFGCLSFPVTSPEKSESDIDRYKLSTFPSFNFDIGFDYGFGEKFNGSPIDEMGLDENLSFDSFEFFDFIQNPLGCGS
- the LOC124942683 gene encoding hydroquinone glucosyltransferase-like → MAQSNHELPHLVLLPSPGMGHIIPLVEFAKRLVKLHNFSVTVIILSDGPIPNAHKAFLDDMPERIGYRVLPQANTDDLSLETRIETRMFVMINRSLPLIRQDLVSIASNYRVVAFLTDIFGFASLEIAKELNISPYIFCPSTAMTLCVLLYLPTLDKEVKCEYKDLIEPVRIPGCIPIHGRDLMDPVQDRKNEAYMHILSAEKGYRMAEGILLNNFHDLEPLAIKALQEVDSGKLKIYPVGPLVKMDTKSGAESECLKWLGGQPTNSVLFVSFGSGGTLTYSQLTELAHGLELSQQRFIWVVRIPCDGPAESNYFIDHSLNDPLSYLPKGFIDRVKGYGLVLPSWGPQAEILMHESTGGFLTHCGWNSTLESVVTGVPLIAWPLYAEQKMNAVLLTDDLKVALRAEADENGLVGRVEVARLVKTLMEGEEGERVRSRMKELKEASKKVLAEDGSSTKALAEVAKKWMGA